The DNA window GGCAATCATCGCCTTCTTCATCGCGACACCCGTCATCCAGCAATCGGCTTCGTTCCTGTGGCTGGATTATGCGGTGGCGGTGCTCGTCGGCGTCGACCTGATCGTCAGGTTGCTGGCCTCCAACGACATGCTGCGCCTGATGAAGCAGCCAACCTCCTGGGTGGATGTCTTCATCCTTTTGACGCTGCTGATGCCGACGGCGCTCGCCAATCTCGGTTTCCTGCGCATCCTGCGGCTGTGGTCATTGTCGCGCAGCGGTTCGATCTGGCGGCATTTCGAGATGCGTGGCTTGCGCCCCTGGCGCGAGGCGAGCCACGCGGTCATCAACCTTTTGACCTTTCTCTTTGTCATCACCGGCTTCGTCTACACTTTCTTCTTCCGCAATGGAGCCGGGCTGGAAAACTACATCGACGCGCTTTATTTCACCGTGGCCACGGTGACCACGACCGGTTTCGGCGACATCGTGCTGCCGGGCATGGCCGGCAAGCTGACCGCGATCGTCACCATGATCATCGGAATATCGCTGTTCGTCAGGCTGGCGCAGGCGATCTTCCGGCCGGCCAAGGTGTTCTTCCCGTGTCCGCGATGCGGACTGCAACGGCACGAACCGGACGCGGTGCACTGCAAGGCCTGCGGGCATGTTCTCAACATACCAGACGCAGGC is part of the Mesorhizobium loti genome and encodes:
- a CDS encoding potassium channel family protein, coding for MKTSDKASSQDISAIARLRDTLRRLYHGRTPAAFRFQLAAIVIDLAIIAFFIATPVIQQSASFLWLDYAVAVLVGVDLIVRLLASNDMLRLMKQPTSWVDVFILLTLLMPTALANLGFLRILRLWSLSRSGSIWRHFEMRGLRPWREASHAVINLLTFLFVITGFVYTFFFRNGAGLENYIDALYFTVATVTTTGFGDIVLPGMAGKLTAIVTMIIGISLFVRLAQAIFRPAKVFFPCPRCGLQRHEPDAVHCKACGHVLNIPDAGD